One segment of Carya illinoinensis cultivar Pawnee chromosome 13, C.illinoinensisPawnee_v1, whole genome shotgun sequence DNA contains the following:
- the LOC122291348 gene encoding exocyst complex component EXO70H1-like — protein sequence MRNNFFSKSSPPSTTIPPLSPSRTTFSESLMDENIEIAESLIIKWSTDASSYVKITSLFHDDRSESKQFLHSVRDLQSAMKYFVTQKAASEKLVRAQTLMQMAMKRLEKEFYQILSSNRACLDPESVSARSSRSSVARSSVSDLEDDESEDEFRVVGESVSEVERASMIAMADLEAIADCMIASGYGKECVKIYKIIRKSTIDEALYHLGVERLSLSKVQKIDWEVLELKIRKWLNAVKMAVKTLFHGERILCDSVFSASESIRESCFAEISRDSAISLFEFPEMVAKIKTSPEKMFRMLDMYEAIADSWPEIESIFSYESTSLVRSQAVSSLVKLGESVRTMLTGFETAIQKDTSKSPVLGGGVHPLTRYVMNYISFLADYSGVLADIVTDWPLILQSPSESDFGSLESDCSLISTRIAWLILVLLCKLDGKTELYKDAALSYLFLANNLQYVVVKVRTSKLKLLLGEDWVTKHESKVKQYASNYERMGWNKVFSSLPENPTDEISLEKARDCLKKFNVAFDEAYRKQSAWIITDPKLRDEIKISVAKKLMSAYQEFYNEYQGKLRFGSESLVRYAPDDLGNHLSDLFYATGNVGSVSSSCSSSHSRGGQRH from the coding sequence ATGAGGAATAATTTCTTTTCCAAATCTTCACCTCCATCTACAACAATCCCACCTCTTTCACCCTCCCGCACTACTTTCTCTGAATCGCTAATGGATGAAAATATCGAAATAGCAGAGTCCCTTATTATAAAGTGGAGCACGGACGCTTCCTCTTACGTCAAAATCACCTCCCTTTTCCACGACGACCGTTCTGAATCCAAACAGTTCCTACACTCCGTCAGAGACCTACAGTCCGccatgaaatattttgttaccCAAAAAGCGGCCTCCGAAAAGCTTGTCAGGGCCCAGACCTTGATGCAAATGGCTATGAAGAGGTTGGAGAAGGAGTTCTATCAGATTTTGTCCTCCAATCGGGCGTGCCTGGATCCCGAATCGGTTTCGGCCCGCTCCTCTAGATCCTCAGTTGCGAGGTCTAGTGTTTCCGACCTGGAGGATGATGAGTCGGAGGACGAGTTTCGTGTCGTTGGCGAGTCGGTATCTGAGGTGGAGCGAGCTTCGATGATTGCGATGGCGGACTTAGAAGCTATTGCAGACTGTATGATAGCTTCTGGTTATGGGAAAGAGTGCGTGaaaatctacaaaataattCGTAAATCCACCATCGATGAGGCTTTGTATCATCTCGGTGTTGAGAGGCTGTCTCTCTCGAAAGTGCAGAAGATCGATTGGGAGGTTTTGGAGCTGAAGATCAGGAAGTGGTTGAACGCTGTGAAAATGGCCGTGAAAACTCTCTTTCATGGAGAGAGGATTCTGTGTGATAGCGTGTTTTCGGCTTCGGAATCGATCAGAGAATCGTGCTTCGCTGAGATTTCCAGAGATAGCGCGATAAGCTTGTTTGAGTTCCCGGAAATGGTAGCAAAGATCAAGACATCCCCCGAGAAAATGTTTCGTATGTTGGACATGTACGAAGCTATCGCTGATTCCTGGCCAGAGATCGAATCTATTTTTTCGTATGAATCGACCTCCCTCGTGCGATCACAGGCAGTTTCTTCTCTGGTCAAGCTCGGTGAGTCGGTGCGCACGATGCTAACGGGCTTCGAAACCGCCATCCAGAAGGACACGTCGAAGAGTCCGGTACTCGGAGGTGGGGTTCACCCGCTCACACGCTACGTGATGAACTACATCTCCTTCCTAGCCGATTACAGCGGCGTCCTGGCCGACATCGTCACCGACTGGCCATTAATATTGCAATCGCCGTCAGAATCCGACTTCGGAAGCCTAGAGTCCGACTGTAGTCTGATTTCGACTCGAATTGCGTGGTTGATCCTCGTCCTCCTCTGTAAACTCGACGGCAAAACTGAGCTCTACAAGGATGCGGCGCTCTCGTACCTGTTCTTAGCCAACAACCTCCAATACGTCGTCGTCAAGGTGCGCACGTCGAAACTGAAACTCCTCCTCGGCGAGGATTGGGTGACGAAGCACGAATCAAAAGTCAAACAGTACGCTTCAAACTACGAGCGGATGGGCTGGAACAAAGTATTCTCTTCGTTGCCCGAAAATCCGACGGATGAGATTTCACTGGAGAAAGCGAGGGATTGTTTAAAGAAATTCAATGTGGCGTTTGACGAAGCGTATAGGAAACAGAGTGCATGGATTATTACGGACCCGAAACTCCGGGACGAAATCAAAATCTCGGTGGCCAAGAAGCTCATGTCGGCGTACCAGGAGTTTTACAACGAGTATCAGGGTAAGTTGAGGTTCGGATCTGAATCTTTGGTCAGATATGCCCCAGATGATTTGGGTAATCACTTGTCGGATCTGTTCTATGCGACCGGGAATGTTGGGAGTGTTTCGTCATCTTGTTCGTCTTCCCACTCTCGTGGTGGGCAAAGGCATTGA